From Nitrospiria bacterium:
TTTTTACTCGAAGACCTGCCGCGGATTGAACCCACCCTGACTATATTGAGGAACAATGGAATCTAATAACGCGTTTGTTTAGCTTGTCTGATTTGTCTGGTTCATCTGGTTTTTCTTGCTTGTCTTGTTTGTCTTGTTTTCGCCTCAAACCTCTTACCTTTAATGTTCTCTTCTTTTCCCTGCCTGTCCCTGCCCGTCCGGCAGGCGGGCGGCAGGCAGGTTTGTAAAGAGGGACAAAGGGAAGTAGAGGTTTTTTGCCTCACACCTAACGCGTTTTTAAAAGAAGACTTTAGGGAAGGCAGAAATCCCTTACTTCTCTCTATCCCATCTCACTTCCCTTTACAAAGGGGAAGGACTGGAGGGGGAGGCCCTATAACGGAGAGGAATTTCTAGTTTCCCTCCAGTTTTGACTCCCGCTTGACGCTTTCAAGAAAAGTAGCTACAATAGCCACTTGAGGTGTGTCTATGAGCATTGTTGGGGTCAAAGAACTTAAAAATCGTTTAACGCAATATCTCCGCAAGACCAAGCAGGGTGAAAAGGTAATCGTCACGGAACGTGGGAAGCCCATTGCCGTTATCTCTTCTTCCAGAGGCGCCCTTCCTGCTACCTCGATAGAAATGAAGTTGGCGGACCTGGAACGGGAAGGCAGAATCAGGCTCCCCCAGAAGAAATTCTTAAAAAAGCTTCCCTCCATTAGAATATCGGGTTTACCCATTTCTGACACGCTCCTTGAGGATCGCGGGTGATCTACCTGGATACGAGCGCTTTGATTAAGCGCTATATCACAGAAACTGGATCGGACAAAATTCGTTCATTATTCACAAGCCAGGACCATCTGGCAACTTCTAAAGTTGCTTATGTGGAGGTTTATGCTGCCTTCACTCGCAGGAAACGGGAAGGAGATTTACCCTCAATGCGATATCAGCAGGTGTGCCGGTTGTTTGAACGGGAGTGGCCTGCTTATCTGGTGATCGAACTTCATGATGATATTCTTCGGTTATCGCGCGATCTGATAAAGAAGCACCCTCTCAGAGGATTGGATGCCATTCATCTTGCTTCCGCCAAATTAATAAAGCAAAAGATAAGTAAAGAAACCATCTTTGGTTGTGCAGATAACCGACTTTTGAATTCAGCTAAATCCGAAGGATTCAAATTACTGTCTGTATGACGTTCCTCTTCCCTTTCTGCGTGACCCCAATCTGATTTGTCTGGTTCATCTGGTTTTTCTTGTTTGTCTTGTTTGTCTTGTTCTCGCCTCAAACCTCTATCTTCCAACCTTTAACACTTTTACTCCTTCGTTAGGCGCTAACGGGAAGGTGAGAGAAACCTTGGTTTGATTAGATGGATTCCTTCAGGATATTCGAATTTTCAGGAGAGCGGGAGGGAAGAAGGATGGGTTGATCCGCTCTTCTATGACGCGCTCGGTTCCTTGTCGGGCCGGAAAAGGAACCTCCGTGTCACAGACCCCTTGAGCCATATTGATCGCCTTAATTTCCTCGCGTCAATCGACAATGCACGAATTTCGGACTGGACGATGTGATGTGCTAACTTATTGAGGGAAAGAGACAAAACATTATAAGGGCAGGTCCTTCTGCAGACACAACTTATTAAAAATCGTTCGGAGAAATTGATTAGGGTCTTCAATATTTTCCTGCACGACTTCATAATACTTGCTTCAGTTCTAGTTTTCCATATTCATGGTCGATCAGGTTTCTAAAACCCACCGACTTGACCATCCTTTCTGTCAACTCCACATCCAGGTAACCGTTTTCTTCCAACAAGTAGAACATTTCATTTGTACTGCCCGGCACACCGAAGCCCTCCTCGCTGACGATGTGCGCCGCGATGTCGATGCAATTCTGCACAGCCATCTGAAGAT
This genomic window contains:
- a CDS encoding type II toxin-antitoxin system prevent-host-death family antitoxin, with the protein product MSIVGVKELKNRLTQYLRKTKQGEKVIVTERGKPIAVISSSRGALPATSIEMKLADLEREGRIRLPQKKFLKKLPSIRISGLPISDTLLEDRG
- a CDS encoding type II toxin-antitoxin system VapC family toxin; its protein translation is MIYLDTSALIKRYITETGSDKIRSLFTSQDHLATSKVAYVEVYAAFTRRKREGDLPSMRYQQVCRLFEREWPAYLVIELHDDILRLSRDLIKKHPLRGLDAIHLASAKLIKQKISKETIFGCADNRLLNSAKSEGFKLLSV
- a CDS encoding DUF86 domain-containing protein, encoding MADLDRQESILFNLQMAVQNCIDIAAHIVSEEGFGVPGSTNEMFYLLEENGYLDVELTERMVKSVGFRNLIDHEYGKLELKQVL